A portion of the Coturnix japonica isolate 7356 chromosome 4, Coturnix japonica 2.1, whole genome shotgun sequence genome contains these proteins:
- the APELA gene encoding apelin receptor early endogenous ligand, giving the protein MKLRQLLCVVFLLLASLLPAAAQRPANLALRRKLHRHSCSHRRCMPLHSRVPFP; this is encoded by the exons ATGAAGCTCCGGCAGCTGCTGTGCGTCGTGTTCCTGCTCCTGGCCAGCCTGCTGCCTGCCGCCGCGCAGAGACCGG CCAACCTGGCCCTGCGCAGGAAGCTGCACCGACACAGCTGCTCGCACCGGCGGTGCATGCCGCTCCACTCCCGCGTGCCCTTTCCCTGA